TGGCGTGACACAGATCATTGTCATCGACGACGGCTCGACGGATGGGACTGCTGAGGTTGTGATGCGTCTGGCTGAGGGCAACAAGTCCATCACGATGCTGCGCTCGGAACTCAATGGTGGTCTAGGCCACGCTCTCAACCTCGGCCTCAAACTCTGCGACTCTGACTTTGTTTTGCGTCAGGACGCGGATGATGAATCGTATTGGGGCAGATCGGGTTCGCTCCGAGCCGCGCTGGAATCACAACCGAATGCGGTGGCAGCGGCATCGTGGTTTGTTCATGAGACTCAGCCAGGTAAAGTGAAACACGGTGTCGTCCATGCGTTCCCGAACGAGGTCACAACTTCCGACTTGCTCAATGGCTGGCGGTTTCCTCACGCTGCCGCGATGTATCGAAGGTCCGCTCTGTTACAAGTGGGCGGCTGGCCGGAGGACATGCAGTGCTCTGAGGACCAACTACTACATCTTAGATTGTCGCGTATTGGAAAGCTCATTGTCATTCCTCACGCACTGTACTTCGTTGGTGACGGCGGGAATCGCCAAGTGAAAAATCACGACACAGTTTACTGGGATCGCGTGGCGGTCGAGCGATTTCAGAAGGGGCTCGCATAGTGGATCTTTACGCCCGCAAGAATGTCTATCGCTCCACGGAGGAGGAAAAAGCCATCCGCGAATACTTGGACAGGCAGCTGACTCTCGAAGAAGAGTGGCAGCGATATTTCAACGTCGAGCGGAAACGGCTCTACAACGCGATTCATCCGGAGTGGAAGACGCGCGAGATCGAGCCTTATCCCAAGCCGAAGGACGATCCATTACGTCCCGTCAAGGGAGAAAGTTGCATCGGACTCAATTTAGTGCGGATGCAACGTACATTGCCGGAGCCGTTTTACCTGCTGGAGTTCGGTTCGACTTGGAGGATGTCGAGCGTCGAGACGAGCGACCGCGATTTACTCTACATTGGCGACGAGGCAGACTTTCCGAAGGAGCAAGCGCGATCTCTTCTCGGTGGTTACGACTTTCAG
This is a stretch of genomic DNA from Candidatus Eisenbacteria bacterium. It encodes these proteins:
- a CDS encoding glycosyltransferase family A protein yields the protein MDRAVFDDRPVCKDRIPVLLPVRNMAGTVERAIQSLLNDGVTQIIVIDDGSTDGTAEVVMRLAEGNKSITMLRSELNGGLGHALNLGLKLCDSDFVLRQDADDESYWGRSGSLRAALESQPNAVAAASWFVHETQPGKVKHGVVHAFPNEVTTSDLLNGWRFPHAAAMYRRSALLQVGGWPEDMQCSEDQLLHLRLSRIGKLIVIPHALYFVGDGGNRQVKNHDTVYWDRVAVERFQKGLA